A single Drechmeria coniospora strain ARSEF 6962 chromosome 03, whole genome shotgun sequence DNA region contains:
- a CDS encoding lactonohydrolase: protein MSHIVSVSLPSLAVDAGYFAKLPETNITKPAISLLAYHNDFRAVLGCNATARKVWDLPWAAFHEGGLYNKKDNSLYITSNYESLTDNINVTVVSLDSDSYPLRSTQFPLLAMANGGTNYYPPGADRRQMRPLQVYCDQGDMSSRSQLLAVDANRNTSTPLLTNFLGRNFSSLNDVRQHPVTGDLWFTDTDYGHVQKFRPKPVLPKQVYRFEPATGVIQVVADGFVEPNGIEFSPDLKTVYISDTGSQQAEFDPRGPSTIYAFDVVDGKRLANRRTFAWADIGLPDGMHCDTNGNLWVSCGDGVHVWNPQGILLGKIFVGETSNNLAFAPGKIFVFSNKRMWVVENVAAQGREVCQDFGVGCH, encoded by the coding sequence ATGTCGCACATTGTGAGCGTCAGCTTGCcctccttggccgtcgatgccggctACTTCGCCAAGCTGCCCGAGACCAACATCACCAAGCCGGCCATCTCGCTGCTCGCCTACCACAACGACTTTCGCGCCGTCCTGGGATGCAACGCGACGGCGCGCAAGGTCTGGGACCTGCCCTGGGCGGCCTTTCACGAGGGCGGCCTGTACAACAAAAAGGACAACTCGCTCTACATCACGTCCAACTACGAGAGCCTGACGGACAACATCAACGTCACGGTCGTGTCGCTCGACTCGGATAGCTATCCCCTCCGCAGCACGCAGTTTCCgctgctcgccatggccaacggGGGCACCAACTACTACCCGCCCGGGGCCGATCGCCGACAGATGCGGCCGCTGCAGGTCTACTGCGACCAGGGCGACATGAGCAGCCGGTCGCAGctcctggccgtcgacgcgaaCAGGaacacgtcgacgccgctgcTGACCAACTTTCTCGGCCGCAACTTTTCCTCGCTCAACGACGTGCGGCAGCATCCCGTCACCGGCGACCTCTGGTTCACCGACACCGACTACGGCCACGTGCAAAAGTTCCGACCGAAGCCGGTGCTCCCGAAGCAGGTCTACCGCTtcgagccggcgacgggcgtcATCCaggtcgtggccgacggcttcgtcgaACCCAACGGCATCGAGTTCTCGCCCGACCTCAAGACGGTCTACATATCCGACACGGGCAGCCAGCAGGCCGAGTTCGACCCGAGGGGCCCGTCGACCATCTACGccttcgacgtcgtcgacggaaaGCGGCTGGCCAACCGGCGGACCTTTGCCTGGGCCGACATCGGGCTCCCGGACGGCATGCACTGCGACACCAACGGCAACCTCTGGGTGTcgtgcggcgacggcgtccacGTCTGGAACCCGCAGGGCATCCTGCTCGGCAAGATCTTTGTCGGCGAGACGAGCAACAACCTCGCCTTTGCGCCGGGCAAGATCTTTGTCTTTTCCAACAAGCGCATGTGGGTCGTCGAGAACGTCGCGGCCCAAGGACGGGAGGTGTGCCAGGACTTTGGCGTCGGATGCCACTGA
- a CDS encoding carbonic anhydrase — MRPLARDGLHEAAAEFKEKGTTATAGDSGRQRATAGDSGRVGFGVVGIRATPSLACLGDESKRTVSSSFRRHSSVLGGGRDAAIESSPWLPSNTPPGSISASHRASSLATSLWYHVVASDAIAARSAATRRCSSMLVQVPIYERGDAGEGVRVAAVVEMSVAKEFQAANESYVASFANAHLPLPPSRKVAVVTCMDARLDPAKSLGLTEGDAHVIRNAGGRAVDALRSVIISQQLLGTREIAVIHHTDCGMLTFNDSDLRGKIRSDLGENADHIAFLPFDDLEASVADDVAVLKNSPLVLDVPISGYVYDVKTGRINKV, encoded by the exons ATGCGACCCCTTGCACGCGACGGCTTGCACGAGGCCGCTGCGGAATTCAAAGAAAAgggaacgacggcgacggcgggcgacAGCGGGCGACAGCGGGCGACAGCGGGCGACAGCGGACGAGTCGGCTTCGGAGTCGTCGGGATTAGGGCAACCCCCTCGCTCGCGtgcctcggcgacgaaagCAAGCGAACGGTTAGCTCGTCGTTTCGGCGTCATTCTAGCGTTCTCGGTGGCGGCCGCGATGCCGCGATAGAGAGCTCCCCGTGGCTTCCGAGCAACACGCCTCCCGGCAGCATCTCAGCTTCCCATCGGGCAAGCTCATTGGCCACGAGCCTATGGTATCATGTCGTGGCTTCTGACGCCATCGCGGCGCGCagcgcggcgacgagacgatGCTCGTCGATGCTCGTCCAGGTGCCTATATACGAGCGCGGGGACGCTGGCGAAGGCGTCCG agtcgctgccgtcgtcgaaatGTCCGTCGCCAAAGAATTCCAGGCCGCCAACGAATCGTACGTGGCATCGTTTGCCAACGCTCACCTCCCGCTGCCACCGAGCCG CAAggttgccgtcgtcacctGCATGGACGCCCGGCTCGATCCCGCCAAGTCGCTGGGGCTCACCGAGGGCGACGCTCACGTAATCCGCAACGCCGGAGGGCGGGCGGTGGACGCGCTGCGATCCGTCATCATCTCGCAACAGCTGCTGGGCACGCGCGAGATTGCCGTCATCCATCAT ACCGACTGCGGCATGCTCACCTTCAACGACAGCGACCTCAGAGGGAAGATTAGAAGCGATCTGGGGGAGAACGCGGACCACATCGCATTCCTGCCCTTTGACGATCTCGAGGCaagcgtcgccgacgacgtcgccgtgcTGAAGAACAGCCCCCTCGTCTTGGACGTGCCCATCTCGGGCTACGTCTACGACGTCAAGACGGGCCGGATCAACAAGGTCTAA